The genomic window AAAAAGACACCTAAAGCAGAAAGCGACAACATGTTTTCAATAAAAAACACACTGCTATACATAAAAACAACGCCCCCTATAGCATGAAAAATCAAGGGAAAAGAATATGTTAAAGACTCCAAAAGATAATTAATATCTATGGTAAATCGGTATTCTTTTCTAATAATTAAAAAAGAAACTATAGTCATAGATATATAATATAAAGCCTGTGAGTATAAAAAACCTTGTACGCCAAATTTACAATAAATTATAAAGTAAATGCCTGAAGTTATACTAATCCCTTGACAAACAAGGCTTCTTACTAAAATCGCACTCCCTTTTTGCTGGTTAATTAACAACCTTTCAAAACTCAAATTAGTTAAGTTAAATAACAGCATGATGAGTACAGTGTGGAATAAGTTTACGTACTCAGAACTTTTAAACACTAAATCAGTAATAGCATCAGATAATAGTAGGTAGAAAACAATAAAGACTAAAGAGATCAGAAAACTTCCGTTAATAACTGACGATACATATTTTTTTCTTGTTTCTCCTTCATAATCGAAATAGATTCTAGACAGGGCACCTGGTAATTGTAAATTAGACAATGTACTTCCAACCATCATACACGCCATAGCCAAACCTATAAGGCCAAAATCAGCAGGAGTTAAATAATGGCTATATAAAGGCAGTATAAGAAAGTTAATTAAATAAGGTAAAAAACCAACAGTAATTAACCCAAATATATTTTTCAGCTGTTTATTCATTAATTACTCTTCAGATATCGCTTTGACAATCCGATTTAAGCATTTTCCATCAAATGGTGAAATTTCATTCTTGATATTAGAAGTTATTAAGTTGTCATTACTAACACTTTCAAACAAGATCCTTTTCACCTTAACAAGAAGTTCGTCATTATTTATAGCTAAAGGTATTAAAAATTCAGAATAAAAGTCATCATAGGCCAAGTTAATATGATCAAAAATCACAACAGGGATATCACACATTAAAGCCCAGGTAACAGTTGATGAATAAGTAGCTAAAAAGATATCTGCACAAATCAAATTACTCGATAAAGGTTCATCCAATATATGAACACTTTCTTTTTTGTCGAGGTGATTATAATTAGCTTTATCCATTTTAGGGTGGAGGCTAATAAATAAGTTCACATCTAGTTTAGATAATATATCTATCATTTGATTGATAATTAAAAAATGTTCTGTTTCCTCACATAAGCCATGCTCAAAATACTGTGGTAATGAAATAAATATATTAGGATCAGAATTTAAACTATATTCTTCTTTGAATTTATTTTTATAAGTGCTTTTGTTTATGAATTGAGAATAGAGGCTATCATGAGTAGTTAGACCCGTTACTACGTATTTTTCTTTATGTCCACCTAGTTTTACTAGCCTACTTTTCTCTCTTTCACTATCTACTAACATTTTTGAACAATGCCCCATCCCTAGTACCCATGGATTACTGGATAGTACCCCTAGCTCTTTTAATGCGCAGGATTCGAAAGAACGATAAAAAGCTTTATTACCTAATGAGCTAGATTTAAAAATAACTGTAGATGGCTGACCACGTAAAAATGAATATATCAGAGCATTCCTCAACTTATAAACAGACTTATAATCTGCGCTATATGCGAATGACATTAAGATAATGTCTAACTTCTTCCGTTTGGCTAAAAGGATTACGGAAGCTTCATTACCATATGAGCGATCTGTCGCTATAACTACTTTTAAAACTTTATGTCTAATTACAATGGAGTCTAACGATACCATCCGCTTAATTATCTTATTCTTCAATTTTTTTGTTAGATAATTTTTTAAAACACTAGATTGTAAAAAGCAACCTAAATAACTATTATCAAAGAAATGCTTTATTTTTGTAACAACAACTCTTTTTATTGTCATGAAAGTATTACGTTTTATCTTATTATCATTGTGTTCTGTATAATAACAAATATTAGACTCTTCCAATATTTGTATATATCGACTTTTATACCCCAAGTAAAATACTGGTACAAATCGAGTAGTAGAATTAAAAATTGAAACATATTCATTTAATGCTGCATCATGAGGCACAACTACTAAAACACTTATTTTATCCATCAGAGATACCTCAACCATCAATAATTATTTTTAACTAAAAAACACAAAACGAAGTTTATTTCGATTATAAAAATTTGGCTCTGTTGTAGAACACTGTTGTCGTATTAATCAAAGTTAGCTACGGAGCATATGCATAGGTACTTGCAAAGGATTTACGCTTAAACCCTGAATTTGCTGATAGCCCTGTAACTATAAGCCTTTGCGCAGGTAACAACAATATTCTACCACAGAGCCAAAAATTTACAGGGAAAACCCATCATCAACTATAATATTTTGCCCTGTTACAAACTTTGATTGTTGCGATAGAAGAAATAGAACAGAGCCTATGATCTCTTCCACTTCTAACATACCTTCTCCATTCGTTAATGCTTTATATGCATTTAAGAATGACTCGGGTTGATTATCAAAAATACCTCCTGGACTTACGCTATTAATTCTAAATAGACTATTGTTAACATACTTAATCGCGTATTTATTTAAGTGAAGTATCGCTGATTTAATAGCTGCATATTCTACTGGCATTGACATCGGCGTATTATCATAGATTTCGAACTTCGGTGCAATGACACCATAAACAGATGATATATTTACTAATGAAAAAGGCTTCTCATTTAACTTAAAGTATTTTGCACACTGTTGAGTGAACAAAAAAGCACTTCCTAGGTGGAGTGACAGGTTTTCATTAAAATCAGTTATTTTAACATCAAAAAAATGAGCGCCATACGCTTTATTACGAGGATAAGTACAGTTAACAGCTCCAGTGATTACAATTCCACTTTTAAAAAAATTGATTACATCTTCTTCAACTGTTATATCTAAACTAGCACAGCTAAGATTTGAATTAGCTATGTCTATGCCTACTTTTGATAGTTTCGCTTGTAAGTTATCTAAAGAAAGGTCTACTGCTATAACCTTCGCACCTTGCTCTAAAGCATGTTTAGTTACTTTAGTCCCTAACAACCCACCGGCGCCAATGACTAAAACCTTCTCACCTACTAATAAGTTATTCATATTTTTATCCTGCAAAAATAGCTTCAGCTAATTTAAAGTCATAAATATCATCGATATCAACCGCCCTGTATTTAGGAACAACGACACTGGTTACTTTTCCTGAAAACAAACTATCATTATTTTTAATAAAGGCTGGTGTCGCAACATAAACAACTGTGGTGATATCAAAAACATCAGGAGCATCTTGTCTTCGAGTTACAGCCCCTTTAGGTTTGATAACTAATTCACACGTTTCATCATCTAAAACCTTAACCATATTAAAATAGGGACTTCTTGATGCAGGAGTAATTGAAATGCAGATATCAGCTAAACTGCTTTCTAGTTTAGTAATTGCTCCCTCAACATCAGAAACATCACGAAGCGGACTTGTAGCAGGTAAACTAACAAAGTATTGAAATTTTCCGTAATGACTTTCTACCCATTCAATACCATGACGCCATGAAAGCCATTCTGGACTCGTATCACTAGCAAGCTCAGCTGGTCGTTCAATAATAACTGCTCCGGCTTGACGGGCAATTTCAGCAATTGCTGTATCATCGGTGGAGACAAAAACCTCATCAATAGAAGGACAATTTTTAGCTGTTTCGATAGAATAATGAATCAACGGTTTACCAGCTAGTGGTCTTATATTCTTACCTGGCAAGCCTTTTGACCCGCCTCGAGCAAAAACAAATGCAAAACTTTTCATTTTATATCTCCATTAGCATTGATTTTCTGTTTTATTTTATCAATAAAAGAAACTGTTCTTATTGCGTCAGTAAACTTAATGCAAGTATGATTCTTTTTTTCAACCATTTGAATAAAGTCTTCTATCATAGCCAAATACATTTGGTTCTTATCCCATCTAGGATCACGGTATAATACAGACGTTTCTGTTGCAGTAGTTAAAGTCAGTTGATTTAGCATCAAATCCCAGTCTATACGGCCTTCACTACCGATAAAGCTACATTGCCTGTGAGCTTTACGCTGTAAAAAGTCCAAATGAATCGTAGCTACGGCGCCTGATTCAGTCAACGCAATAATATCTGCCATATCTTCAACATCTAACGCTAATTCTGCTGATGAACGTAAAATTGAATGTTTTACATCTAATGGCCCTAACAACCATTGCGCGTAATCTAGTTCATGACTGAGTTCAAATAATGCACCTCCACCTAATTTCTTTTGGGCAGAAACGCTGTCACGATAGTTTATATTAGGACGCCAATCAGGTAGATATTGCCCAATTTCAATATGAGCATTATATATAGTGCCAATTACTCCATTATCCAACAAAGCCTTTAGCTTCTGTGCTGAAGGTAAGTATCGCAAGCAATAACCTATGGATACAGGTGTTTGGTGTAATTCAATTGCTCTGTTAATGGCTTTTGCATCATCTACAGATGTTGTCACCGGCTTTTCAATTAACGTTGGAATACCAGCTTTAATAAAAGGAATAGAATGTTGAGCATGAAAAGGTGCTGGCGATGCCACAATAACTAATTCAACCTGCGCTTGAACTAGATCTTCAATACTCGTTACAATACCATCACAATCATCAATATTTTCTTTGACCACTCGCCCACTTGCGGACATTACTAATAATTCAACCTTTGGGAACAGTAGTTTCAAATTATGACGGTGACGGGTAGCTATATTGCCTAAACCAATTACGGCAACTTTTTTCATTATTAGTCAATTCCTAAAGTCTGAATATCTATTTGAGCACGATTAAAATCATCTATACGGCCGATATCCAACCAATATTCGTGGAATGGAAACATTAGTACACCTTGATCTAAATACCTTTCCAATAGTGTTGGCATATCGACTACTTCATTACTATTAACTTGCTCTATGATTTTTCGTCCAACGACATATATTCCAGCATTAACATGAAAGCGCTGCATAGGCTTTTCTACCATGCTTTTGATTTTATTCCCTTCGCTTTCAATTACACCGAACGGCACTTGATATTTATATTCACGAACACACATTGTTGCATTGGCGTCATTCTCATTATGAAAAGTGAGTAAGGCTTCTAAATCAACTTTTGTCAGTACATCTCCGTTCATCATGATTACAGGTAGTTCCGGTAAATCTTTGGGCAGTAACCCTAAAGCACCTCCAGTTCCAAGCGGCTCTTCTTCATGTACATAGTTTATCGATACCCCCCATTTTTCTCCGTTCCCGAAATATTCTTTTATCATTTCGGGTAAGTAATGAGTTGAAATATAAAAATTGTGAAAGCCCGATTTAACAAAACCTAAAAGTACCGTTTCTAATATTGGTTTATCTCCCACTTTCAACAATGGTTTAGGACAATTATCAGTTAAAGGCTTTAATCTACTGCCAAAGCCACCAGCCATTAAAAACACAGGGTTATCGTACTTAGCTTTTTGGGTTATGTGATGTATTGTCTCCAAACCAATTACGATTCCTTTATCTAAAATAGGAATAGAATTAAGCTGCTTAGTATTCATCAACTCTAAAAGTTGATATTTAGAGGTATTACAGTTGGCAACGGTAGGCGTTGTAAACATAATTTCAGAAATAGGATGAGATAAAGGAACACCATTAATTAATGCTCTTCGTATGTCACCATCAGTGACCGTGCCTAATAAACGATTGTCAATGTCAACGACCAACGCAAGTTGTAGCGCTTCACTATCAATGATTTTTAGAACCTCTTGTATGTTACTTAAAGGGGAAACTAGTATATTCTTCCAATCTTGACTCATATTAACTTATTACCTTTTTGAATATACGTGCGGGATAGCAAATAGTGTTTTTAGCTACGTCTTTAGTGATAGTGCCCCCCCCCCAACAACAACATTTTCATTTACATTAATTGACTGAATAATTGAAGAACCAGTACCAAAATGAACATTTTCTTTTGAGGTCACTTGTCCACTAATAGTGACGCCTGGCGCGATATGGTTATTGCTTCCTATAGTACAATCATGATCAACTATTGAACCCGTGTTTACGATACTATTGTAACCAACACTTGTTCCTGTTTGTATAATTGCGCCACGCATGACTTGTACACCTTCTTCTAAAGTAGCATACCTAGACACGCAAGCTTCTTCAGAAACTAGTGTTGCAAAGCTATAACCTAAATCTTTATATTTATTATAAAAATCAGCTCTTAAAGTATTCCCTGGTAATGAGCCAATACCATTGACCAATTTAACCACTGTTTTATCAAACTGCAAAATATTCTCATCTGATTTAAACCAATGAAAATCTGAAAATAATTTTTGATTAATTGCTGGAAGTGGAGATATATAACCAAGAATATTAATCTTTTGCTCAATTAACATATCTAATAGAACGGAAGCATGTCCTCCAGAGCCAATTAATAAAACGCCATCATTCATTAATTAGATCACCTATCTGATAATCATTTATTGCTTCTTTGCCAAGTAACTCCCAGTAATTAATCGGATTTTGTCCTGAGCCGGGACGTTTTGTAGTCATATTGTCTTTACTAAAAACAGCTCCTTTATTAATAACTTGCTCCGCAACGAGGCTTTTCCTTGCAACCGATTTATTTTTGACTTCTGAAGGCCTTGGGCCTTTAAGACCATCACCCAATGCTAACTCAATGTTCCGAATACCATCAATCATAGCTTTTAACTGTTCAGGCTCGAGTGACGCTTTGTGATCTGGACCTTCCATATTGCAATCTAAAGTAAAGTGTTTCTCTATTATTGTTGCTTCTCTAGCAACCGCAGCGACAGGAATGTGGATACCAGCACTATGATCTGAATAACCAACAGGTAATTTGAACGCATTAGCTATCGTATCCAT from Colwellia sp. PAMC 20917 includes these protein-coding regions:
- a CDS encoding oligosaccharide flippase family protein, with the translated sequence MNKQLKNIFGLITVGFLPYLINFLILPLYSHYLTPADFGLIGLAMACMMVGSTLSNLQLPGALSRIYFDYEGETRKKYVSSVINGSFLISLVFIVFYLLLSDAITDLVFKSSEYVNLFHTVLIMLLFNLTNLSFERLLINQQKGSAILVRSLVCQGISITSGIYFIIYCKFGVQGFLYSQALYYISMTIVSFLIIRKEYRFTIDINYLLESLTYSFPLIFHAIGGVVFMYSSVFFIENMLSLSALGVFFIADKFSQVIKALVNSLNNVIMPIFNRLSVISDYKGKAFLEKLIPIWFLLILLIVLHFSFFAELFIKNYITGDYGGVFIPLFLMSSAYIFRGFYCFSSAPLFFKKFTGVIPKITILTGVLSLVFNYILIKLYGLSGASFAILASFFCSFVLAYYFSGKAYRITFSFLKNVKILGLVLVTSLIPLLFINIENIVVLSIFSTVIISVTLFTLFYFNVFELKENSVLVRELV
- a CDS encoding oxidoreductase, coding for MNNLLVGEKVLVIGAGGLLGTKVTKHALEQGAKVIAVDLSLDNLQAKLSKVGIDIANSNLSCASLDITVEEDVINFFKSGIVITGAVNCTYPRNKAYGAHFFDVKITDFNENLSLHLGSAFLFTQQCAKYFKLNEKPFSLVNISSVYGVIAPKFEIYDNTPMSMPVEYAAIKSAILHLNKYAIKYVNNSLFRINSVSPGGIFDNQPESFLNAYKALTNGEGMLEVEEIIGSVLFLLSQQSKFVTGQNIIVDDGFSL
- a CDS encoding acylneuraminate cytidylyltransferase family protein, yielding MKSFAFVFARGGSKGLPGKNIRPLAGKPLIHYSIETAKNCPSIDEVFVSTDDTAIAEIARQAGAVIIERPAELASDTSPEWLSWRHGIEWVESHYGKFQYFVSLPATSPLRDVSDVEGAITKLESSLADICISITPASRSPYFNMVKVLDDETCELVIKPKGAVTRRQDAPDVFDITTVVYVATPAFIKNNDSLFSGKVTSVVVPKYRAVDIDDIYDFKLAEAIFAG
- a CDS encoding Gfo/Idh/MocA family protein: MKKVAVIGLGNIATRHRHNLKLLFPKVELLVMSASGRVVKENIDDCDGIVTSIEDLVQAQVELVIVASPAPFHAQHSIPFIKAGIPTLIEKPVTTSVDDAKAINRAIELHQTPVSIGYCLRYLPSAQKLKALLDNGVIGTIYNAHIEIGQYLPDWRPNINYRDSVSAQKKLGGGALFELSHELDYAQWLLGPLDVKHSILRSSAELALDVEDMADIIALTESGAVATIHLDFLQRKAHRQCSFIGSEGRIDWDLMLNQLTLTTATETSVLYRDPRWDKNQMYLAMIEDFIQMVEKKNHTCIKFTDAIRTVSFIDKIKQKINANGDIK
- a CDS encoding nucleotidyltransferase family protein; the encoded protein is MSQDWKNILVSPLSNIQEVLKIIDSEALQLALVVDIDNRLLGTVTDGDIRRALINGVPLSHPISEIMFTTPTVANCNTSKYQLLELMNTKQLNSIPILDKGIVIGLETIHHITQKAKYDNPVFLMAGGFGSRLKPLTDNCPKPLLKVGDKPILETVLLGFVKSGFHNFYISTHYLPEMIKEYFGNGEKWGVSINYVHEEEPLGTGGALGLLPKDLPELPVIMMNGDVLTKVDLEALLTFHNENDANATMCVREYKYQVPFGVIESEGNKIKSMVEKPMQRFHVNAGIYVVGRKIIEQVNSNEVVDMPTLLERYLDQGVLMFPFHEYWLDIGRIDDFNRAQIDIQTLGID
- a CDS encoding NeuD/PglB/VioB family sugar acetyltransferase, whose translation is MNDGVLLIGSGGHASVLLDMLIEQKINILGYISPLPAINQKLFSDFHWFKSDENILQFDKTVVKLVNGIGSLPGNTLRADFYNKYKDLGYSFATLVSEEACVSRYATLEEGVQVMRGAIIQTGTSVGYNSIVNTGSIVDHDCTIGSNNHIAPGVTISGQVTSKENVHFGTGSSIIQSINVNENVVVGGGALSLKT